In Stieleria varia, one genomic interval encodes:
- a CDS encoding FAD-dependent oxidoreductase — MKIYPVNRQRHFVVAIQLFALILLGGSWVSINAAENTDLFETAKDGYSDLAFLPDGTMPVLFEGGSTDNKNHYRSGVLTVAWMTEQVVRDEIDADVCVYGGTSGGVIAAVQAARMGKSVVLVEPGGHLGGMTSGGLSAVDIGDPRSVGGLAREYFTRLVAGYGKQLNWGEAFRGNGGPATGGAYSIEPHVAEQVFDEMVREAGVTVLRNTRLSSVSKKGTRIVSLKTDDDRVVHAKVFVDTTYEGDLMAAAGVEYTLMREGNEKYGEQYNGIHYTEKYKPRTNHLKPGANGRVPGGQGVWDRDFPLDPYVVAGDASSGLLPLVNEGKPGTQGEPAPGVMAYCFRLCLSTADDRLPIDPPADYDAGRYELVARFIAACQAIGDDMDLRWFSKHDPLPNQKWDFNTATFGGNLPGASWEWPEASYDRRVEISREIENYHRGLLHFLATDPRVPEKVRNDMLRFGLPRDEFPDTGGWPHQLYIREGRRMVSDLVLTEHHTFGHQIAPHSIGLGSYGTDVHEIRRIVKDSVVTREGKVAGGRGGYGPYQIGYGAIIPKADQCENLLVTFALSASHTAFASIRMEPVFMVTSQSAATAACLAIENDVAVQQVDYSELQSRLVADGQVLTWPPKPIPPAPSAAAK; from the coding sequence GTGAAAATCTACCCCGTGAATCGTCAGCGACATTTTGTCGTCGCCATCCAATTGTTTGCGTTGATCCTGCTCGGTGGGAGTTGGGTTTCCATCAACGCCGCCGAGAATACGGATCTCTTTGAGACCGCTAAGGATGGTTACAGCGATCTGGCGTTCCTGCCCGACGGCACGATGCCGGTTCTTTTTGAAGGTGGTAGCACCGACAACAAGAATCACTACCGCAGCGGTGTGCTGACCGTCGCTTGGATGACGGAGCAGGTGGTGCGTGATGAAATCGACGCCGACGTCTGTGTTTATGGGGGAACGTCTGGTGGAGTGATCGCGGCTGTTCAAGCCGCTCGCATGGGCAAGAGCGTTGTCCTCGTCGAGCCGGGCGGGCATCTGGGCGGTATGACCAGTGGCGGCTTGAGCGCGGTCGATATCGGTGATCCTCGTAGCGTCGGTGGACTTGCCCGTGAATACTTCACACGTCTCGTCGCGGGCTACGGAAAACAATTGAACTGGGGAGAAGCGTTTCGGGGAAACGGTGGTCCCGCCACGGGCGGCGCCTATTCGATCGAACCGCACGTGGCCGAGCAAGTGTTTGACGAAATGGTGCGGGAAGCGGGTGTGACGGTGCTGCGCAATACCCGCCTGAGTTCGGTTTCCAAAAAAGGAACGCGAATTGTTTCACTGAAAACGGATGACGACCGCGTCGTTCACGCCAAAGTGTTCGTTGATACCACCTACGAAGGCGACTTGATGGCTGCCGCTGGTGTCGAATACACGCTGATGCGTGAAGGAAATGAAAAGTATGGTGAGCAATACAACGGAATCCACTACACCGAAAAGTACAAGCCTCGCACCAATCATCTGAAACCCGGGGCAAACGGCCGCGTTCCTGGTGGACAGGGCGTTTGGGATCGTGATTTTCCACTGGATCCCTATGTGGTGGCCGGGGACGCATCGAGCGGCTTGTTGCCTTTGGTCAATGAAGGTAAACCAGGAACGCAGGGCGAACCCGCCCCCGGCGTCATGGCGTATTGCTTTCGCCTCTGTCTCAGCACTGCGGACGATCGGTTGCCCATCGATCCGCCTGCTGATTACGACGCCGGACGTTATGAGCTTGTCGCGCGATTCATCGCTGCCTGTCAAGCGATCGGTGACGACATGGATCTGCGTTGGTTCAGCAAACACGATCCACTGCCCAATCAGAAATGGGATTTCAACACCGCGACGTTTGGCGGCAACCTGCCGGGTGCGAGTTGGGAATGGCCAGAGGCAAGCTACGATCGACGAGTCGAGATTTCCCGTGAGATCGAAAACTACCACCGCGGGCTGCTGCATTTCCTTGCGACGGATCCCCGTGTTCCCGAAAAGGTCCGCAACGACATGCTGCGTTTCGGCTTGCCCAGAGATGAGTTCCCTGACACCGGCGGCTGGCCACATCAGCTTTACATTCGCGAAGGCCGCCGGATGGTCAGCGACCTTGTCTTGACCGAGCATCACACCTTCGGCCATCAGATCGCGCCACACTCGATCGGACTCGGATCGTACGGCACGGACGTGCATGAAATCCGACGGATCGTCAAGGACTCCGTGGTCACCCGTGAGGGCAAAGTGGCTGGCGGTCGCGGCGGCTACGGCCCGTACCAGATTGGATATGGAGCGATCATCCCCAAGGCCGACCAGTGCGAGAACTTGCTCGTCACGTTTGCCTTGTCCGCCAGCCATACCGCTTTCGCCAGCATTCGCATGGAGCCCGTCTTCATGGTCACCAGTCAATCTGCTGCCACGGCCGCATGCTTGGCAATCGAGAACGACGTCGCGGTGCAGCAAGTGGATTACTCAGAACTCCAAAGCCGACTCGTCGCGGACGGCCAAGTTCTCACTTGGCCTCCCAAACCGATCCCTCCGGCACCGTCGGCTGCTGCGAAATAG
- a CDS encoding RraA family protein produces the protein MNRLTHADLLQLKRWNTPTIYNGWEQITARDPAADGFNLEETHDFMPQMGPMVGYAVTVVIEPSNKAHRETNPSAGSDYRRYVASIPGPKIVCVQDLDKPRVIGSFWGEVNSNTHRALGCVGAIVDGAIRDVDEMTNAGFKALARRLCVGHAHVHPVRWNCEVEIFGRTIAPGDLIHADKHGFLVIAPDEQERILEAARFMDANECETVIPAARGAAGLSSDELLDRLSEAGRQFGDNTRRKFSKEGEW, from the coding sequence ATGAACAGATTGACTCACGCTGACCTGCTGCAACTCAAGCGTTGGAACACGCCGACGATCTACAATGGTTGGGAACAGATCACCGCCAGAGACCCTGCTGCGGATGGTTTCAACTTGGAAGAAACCCACGACTTCATGCCGCAAATGGGACCGATGGTCGGCTACGCTGTCACCGTCGTCATTGAGCCGAGCAATAAGGCTCACCGAGAGACGAACCCGAGTGCAGGCAGCGATTATCGGCGGTACGTCGCCAGCATTCCTGGGCCAAAGATCGTCTGCGTGCAAGACCTCGACAAGCCACGTGTCATCGGTTCCTTTTGGGGTGAAGTGAACAGCAACACCCATCGTGCTCTCGGCTGTGTGGGCGCCATCGTTGACGGCGCGATCCGCGATGTGGACGAGATGACCAACGCGGGATTCAAAGCTCTGGCGCGGCGTCTGTGTGTCGGTCACGCGCACGTTCATCCTGTCCGCTGGAACTGTGAAGTCGAAATCTTTGGACGTACGATCGCGCCGGGTGATCTCATTCACGCCGACAAGCACGGTTTCCTGGTCATCGCACCGGACGAACAAGAAAGGATCTTGGAGGCCGCTCGTTTCATGGATGCCAACGAATGTGAAACCGTCATTCCAGCAGCGAGGGGCGCCGCGGGGTTATCATCTGACGAACTCCTGGACCGTTTGAGCGAAGCCGGGCGCCAGTTCGGTGACAATACACGACGCAAGTTTTCGAAAGAGGGTGAGTGGTGA
- a CDS encoding FAD-dependent oxidoreductase: MPQTSENAEMLRGGWLPEDPHQIDYDKLPLVPSQHIVISDVRANKGVNQHNYLAFHRDRYFAMWSDGPGIEDRVGQRVKYSTSVDSVTWSEPRYLTPVPPNSDPDSVHYGTRTDKGMRWISRGFWQRDGELLALCSLDEAAGFFGPGLRLHAFRWTGSGWDDAGIVADNAINNFPPKKIDSGDWMMSRRKYDYKKSGVEFLVGGVKSIDDWESFPVLGTSDALSAEEPLWWSLPDDRLVALFRDNQGSKFLYRSISEDQGRTWTRPIRTNFPDATSKLFGLRLSDGRYVLISNSNPRARNPLTIAISDDGLVFKQLAWLVGGRHVDYPHAIEHDGHLLVAFAGGKQSVEILRIKLSQLDAITMPSSVKSEMALPPIGASRSKTTDWIDLGEEGKTLYVAADLIVPEHGKRATLSLATTNGEKRVVLSIDEQGQLAASLFRESVTGPKLIPGTRHSLLIRVHSHRKTPDELNVQIGSPGELPAEPKSWTLSNVNGSSNANLARVVLHCDTGKTAGFENVRIAPTCDALVNANVIAGATSDADVVVYGGTPGGLASAIAAARLGRQVIVVEPNLHIGGMTTSGLGKSDVENRAMIGGIFREFVQAQLRHYLDTYGPQHENITQCRDGYYAEPSVSEAVFESMLAAEGNRITVLKGWRLGEAHTSDETLRSITAVQKDDGSALKIRGKVFIDATYEGDLYAAAGAEYRLGREAMDEFNEAHAGVVYFDYQEKKFLPGTTGEASEDLPAFTYRLCLTKDPQNSHKLSAPPIDYDRSNYLGYFDDLKAGRLSGPKIIKPGRGYNPKHFDTLVRVLSVTDIPNNKTDVNMNPRPLGFPFTEENRGYIEGDEVTRQRIRDRIRNLTLGLIWFLQTDPEVPEEHRKLANELHFPKDEFTDDKEHFPFQLYVREGRRLVGEFTLTEHHITGKGEAITHHQDTIAIGEFPIDSFPCRKRQPGDTIVLEGYLGMLDHITRPYEIPYRVMIPQKINGIIVPVAASTTHVAFSSIRMEPTWMALGQAAGTAAHLAIEEDVPPRDVPIEPLQAILTKNGQVLSHSAAHDLKN; encoded by the coding sequence ATGCCACAAACATCAGAAAACGCCGAGATGCTCAGGGGTGGTTGGTTGCCGGAGGATCCGCACCAGATCGACTACGACAAACTGCCACTGGTGCCGTCCCAGCACATCGTCATCAGTGACGTCAGGGCAAACAAAGGCGTTAACCAGCACAACTATCTTGCGTTTCACCGTGATCGCTACTTTGCGATGTGGAGTGACGGCCCAGGGATCGAAGATCGTGTGGGTCAGCGGGTCAAGTACTCCACCAGTGTTGACAGTGTCACGTGGTCGGAGCCTCGTTACCTGACACCGGTCCCGCCGAATTCTGATCCCGACTCTGTCCACTATGGCACGCGGACTGACAAAGGGATGCGTTGGATTTCACGAGGATTTTGGCAACGAGATGGAGAGCTGTTGGCACTCTGTTCACTGGACGAAGCCGCCGGTTTTTTCGGTCCCGGTCTTCGGTTGCATGCCTTTCGTTGGACAGGTAGTGGTTGGGACGACGCTGGAATCGTCGCGGACAATGCGATCAACAATTTTCCGCCCAAGAAGATTGATTCTGGTGACTGGATGATGTCTCGCCGAAAGTACGATTACAAAAAGTCGGGCGTCGAGTTTCTCGTCGGCGGTGTCAAATCGATTGACGATTGGGAATCCTTTCCGGTGCTTGGCACCAGCGATGCATTGAGCGCGGAGGAACCTCTTTGGTGGTCGCTGCCTGACGATCGGCTCGTTGCTCTGTTTCGCGACAATCAGGGCAGCAAGTTTCTCTACCGATCAATTTCCGAAGATCAAGGACGCACCTGGACTCGGCCGATTCGGACTAACTTTCCCGATGCCACATCAAAGCTGTTTGGCCTGCGACTATCCGATGGTCGGTATGTCCTGATCTCCAACAGTAACCCGCGTGCCCGAAATCCGCTGACCATCGCCATCAGCGATGACGGTCTGGTTTTCAAGCAACTGGCTTGGCTCGTGGGCGGACGGCATGTCGACTACCCGCATGCGATTGAGCACGACGGTCATTTGCTCGTCGCGTTCGCCGGTGGCAAACAGTCGGTCGAAATCCTTCGGATCAAACTGTCCCAGCTCGATGCCATTACGATGCCGTCATCAGTGAAGTCTGAAATGGCGTTGCCTCCGATCGGAGCGAGCCGGTCAAAAACAACGGATTGGATCGATCTCGGCGAGGAAGGAAAAACACTTTATGTCGCAGCCGATCTGATCGTTCCCGAACATGGTAAACGTGCCACACTTAGCCTGGCCACGACCAACGGAGAGAAGCGAGTTGTGCTGTCAATCGATGAACAGGGACAACTCGCGGCGAGTCTCTTTAGAGAATCGGTGACCGGTCCAAAGCTGATTCCTGGAACTCGTCATTCGCTGTTGATTCGTGTGCACAGCCATCGCAAAACACCGGACGAATTGAACGTGCAGATCGGTTCGCCCGGAGAACTCCCTGCCGAACCAAAATCGTGGACGTTGTCCAATGTGAACGGCAGCAGTAACGCGAATCTGGCTCGCGTGGTCTTGCACTGTGACACCGGGAAGACCGCCGGCTTTGAAAACGTCCGCATTGCGCCGACCTGCGACGCTCTGGTAAATGCGAACGTCATCGCAGGGGCAACGAGCGATGCGGACGTCGTTGTCTATGGGGGAACACCCGGCGGACTCGCTTCGGCCATTGCCGCCGCCCGGTTGGGGAGGCAGGTGATCGTTGTGGAACCGAACCTTCACATCGGCGGCATGACGACCAGTGGACTGGGCAAGAGCGACGTGGAGAACCGGGCCATGATTGGAGGGATCTTTCGTGAGTTCGTGCAGGCTCAGCTCAGACACTATCTCGATACCTACGGCCCCCAACACGAAAACATCACGCAGTGCCGCGACGGCTACTACGCCGAGCCGTCTGTTTCGGAAGCCGTTTTCGAATCGATGTTGGCTGCGGAGGGCAATCGTATCACGGTGCTCAAAGGCTGGAGACTTGGCGAAGCCCACACCTCAGATGAAACGCTGAGGTCGATCACGGCCGTGCAAAAAGACGACGGTTCGGCTCTTAAGATTCGCGGGAAAGTCTTCATTGACGCCACTTATGAAGGTGATCTCTATGCCGCAGCCGGAGCCGAGTACCGACTCGGGCGTGAGGCGATGGACGAATTCAATGAAGCGCACGCAGGAGTTGTCTATTTCGATTACCAGGAGAAAAAGTTTCTCCCGGGCACAACCGGCGAGGCCAGTGAAGACTTGCCCGCGTTCACTTATCGGCTCTGTCTGACCAAGGATCCGCAGAACAGTCACAAACTCAGCGCGCCGCCTATCGATTACGACCGGTCAAATTATCTCGGCTATTTCGACGACCTAAAAGCCGGTCGTCTCTCTGGGCCCAAGATCATCAAACCGGGACGAGGTTACAACCCAAAGCATTTTGATACCCTGGTCCGCGTACTTTCGGTGACCGACATCCCGAACAATAAAACTGACGTCAACATGAACCCCCGACCGCTGGGCTTTCCATTCACCGAAGAGAATCGTGGATACATCGAGGGCGACGAAGTCACGCGGCAGAGGATACGCGATCGAATCCGTAACTTGACACTCGGACTCATCTGGTTTCTCCAAACCGATCCAGAGGTTCCCGAGGAACATCGAAAACTCGCCAACGAATTGCATTTTCCCAAGGATGAGTTTACCGACGACAAAGAGCATTTTCCTTTCCAGCTCTATGTTCGTGAAGGACGACGACTCGTGGGAGAGTTCACGCTGACCGAACATCACATCACGGGGAAAGGCGAAGCGATCACGCATCATCAAGACACCATCGCCATCGGCGAGTTTCCGATCGACAGTTTTCCCTGTCGAAAGCGCCAGCCGGGCGATACGATTGTTTTGGAGGGTTATCTTGGCATGCTGGATCACATCACACGGCCCTATGAGATTCCTTACCGCGTGATGATCCCCCAAAAGATCAACGGTATCATTGTTCCCGTTGCGGCCAGCACCACTCACGTCGCCTTTTCCAGTATCCGAATGGAACCAACTTGGATGGCGCTCGGTCAAGCAGCCGGAACCGCCGCTCATCTCGCGATCGAGGAAGACGTACCACCCCGAGATGTCCCCATCGAACCACTCCAGGCAATTCTCACGAAGAATGGTCAGGTCCTCAGTCACTCCGCCGCGCATGATCTCAAGAATTGA
- a CDS encoding sulfatase, which yields MRNLTRTLIAFAVVCLFSHTVAAETRPPNVIFFLVDDLGQRDLGCYGSPFYETPAIDQLAREGMLFDSAYSTCHVCSPSRASILTGKYPARTNLTEWLAGRPERAFERLHHGEKITALPDKEQTLAETLKKHGYVTANYGKAHLNKDPTTYGFDEAITGWVRSYYHPFSPVYDKSLPAKQGDYFTDKLTDAAIDFIQRNRDRPFYVHLEHFSVHDPIQGRKDLVQKYKSKLAKMQQPAGPGYILEPNPDGPAITTGKLRALETDDTSTTHQRERVWWVKQQQDNVEFAAMVEATDESLGRIRSKLQELNLDENTIIIFTSDNGGMSASNQYVGINHAREMLDSRFASSNLPLRGGKGWNYEGGVRVPLIVHWPGKTQPNSTSHAIVTGTDYYPTLLEMLDLPALPQQHVDGKCFVAALNAKDYDRGPIYWHFPHYSNHGYQSPGGAIRFGKYKLLEYYENGTIQLFDLEDDIGERNNLAASQPEIAGKLTKMLHNWREEVDAKMPYPKTTTSKPAPGARVAKPNR from the coding sequence ATGAGAAACCTCACAAGAACGTTGATTGCTTTTGCAGTCGTCTGTCTTTTCTCCCACACCGTTGCAGCCGAGACACGGCCGCCCAACGTCATCTTTTTTCTCGTCGATGACCTCGGACAACGAGATTTGGGTTGCTATGGAAGTCCGTTCTACGAGACTCCGGCGATCGATCAGTTGGCGAGGGAAGGTATGCTTTTTGACAGCGCCTACTCGACTTGTCATGTCTGTTCACCCAGCCGCGCCAGTATTCTCACGGGAAAGTATCCGGCGCGTACCAACTTGACCGAATGGTTGGCCGGACGTCCTGAACGTGCGTTTGAAAGGCTGCACCACGGCGAAAAGATTACCGCCCTGCCAGATAAAGAGCAGACCTTGGCAGAAACGCTGAAAAAACACGGATACGTCACCGCCAACTATGGCAAGGCTCATCTGAACAAAGATCCGACGACGTACGGGTTCGATGAAGCGATCACAGGATGGGTGCGTTCGTACTATCATCCGTTCTCTCCCGTCTACGACAAATCGCTACCGGCAAAGCAAGGAGACTACTTTACCGACAAACTGACTGATGCCGCCATCGATTTCATTCAGCGAAACAGGGACCGACCTTTCTACGTCCATTTGGAACATTTCTCTGTCCATGATCCGATTCAAGGCCGCAAGGACTTGGTGCAGAAATACAAGTCGAAGCTTGCGAAGATGCAGCAACCAGCAGGCCCAGGTTACATCCTGGAGCCCAACCCCGACGGGCCCGCGATCACAACTGGCAAACTTCGAGCATTGGAGACTGACGACACCAGCACGACGCATCAGCGTGAGCGTGTTTGGTGGGTCAAGCAACAGCAAGACAATGTTGAGTTCGCCGCCATGGTGGAGGCGACTGACGAGAGCCTTGGTCGAATCCGTTCCAAGCTACAAGAGCTGAACCTGGACGAGAACACCATCATTATCTTCACCTCCGACAACGGCGGCATGTCCGCATCCAACCAATATGTGGGAATCAATCATGCTCGTGAAATGCTTGATTCGCGTTTTGCAAGCTCCAACCTGCCTCTACGCGGCGGCAAAGGATGGAATTACGAAGGCGGTGTTCGAGTCCCTCTGATTGTTCATTGGCCGGGAAAGACTCAACCGAACTCCACTTCGCACGCAATCGTCACGGGTACCGATTACTATCCGACACTGCTGGAGATGCTGGATCTGCCAGCGTTGCCCCAACAGCACGTGGACGGCAAATGCTTCGTCGCGGCATTGAACGCGAAGGACTATGACCGAGGACCGATATACTGGCACTTTCCCCACTACAGCAACCACGGCTATCAAAGCCCCGGCGGTGCGATCCGTTTCGGAAAGTACAAGCTACTCGAATATTACGAGAACGGAACGATTCAGCTCTTTGACTTGGAGGACGACATTGGTGAACGAAACAACCTGGCCGCATCACAGCCAGAGATCGCTGGCAAGCTGACGAAGATGTTGCACAACTGGCGTGAGGAAGTCGACGCAAAGATGCCCTATCCCAAGACCACGACATCGAAACCCGCACCGGGAGCTCGTGTCGCCAAGCCGAACAGGTAG
- a CDS encoding DUF1552 domain-containing protein yields MSQNHFTRRFFLRGVGVSMALPWLESFNVWGDEPATNQSASDAPVRLAVLFSGNGFHSKEWWAKGVGRDMELGKVLSPLSEFRDRLLFVRGLYHEEARKGNIHSSQTGNILSGAPIASGGEIRSGTSFDQLLAQTYGRTTKVPSLVLGCEHSNPSVHKNYSMLYSSHISWSSPTTPTPLELYPALAFDRLFKDEVAPGDKSVLDAVLEDAQDLRRRISTSDQRKLDEYLDSVREVETRIENAGKRGEVQGWRPTLEQPNMERPADGIPQDIAEHMRLMSDILVLGFQTDTTRITTLKLNNDHSALRFPNLSSVEQPKNGIDYMIHHLLSHSDGEDWLKVNQFFMEQVAYIARRMDSIQEGSRTLLDNTMLMHCSSMMAGAKHDNDQLPVILLGGGGGRLQGGRVLDYKDKPERQLCRLYLSMMDKMNVHPPTFGDAESMLDEV; encoded by the coding sequence ATGAGCCAAAATCATTTCACACGCCGCTTCTTTCTGCGTGGGGTTGGAGTCAGCATGGCGCTGCCTTGGCTCGAATCATTCAATGTTTGGGGTGACGAGCCGGCAACCAACCAATCGGCGAGTGATGCACCGGTGCGACTGGCGGTGTTGTTCTCCGGCAACGGATTCCATTCCAAAGAGTGGTGGGCAAAGGGCGTGGGGCGTGACATGGAACTCGGCAAAGTGCTTTCACCGCTGAGCGAGTTTCGCGACAGGCTGCTCTTTGTGCGAGGGCTTTACCACGAGGAAGCGAGGAAAGGGAACATCCACAGTTCACAGACCGGCAACATCCTTTCCGGTGCGCCGATCGCCTCGGGAGGCGAGATTCGCTCGGGAACAAGTTTTGATCAACTCCTGGCACAAACCTACGGACGAACGACGAAGGTGCCCAGTCTCGTGCTGGGCTGCGAACATTCCAATCCGTCGGTTCATAAGAACTATTCGATGCTATACAGCTCGCACATCTCATGGAGTTCGCCCACGACCCCAACGCCACTGGAACTCTATCCTGCACTGGCGTTTGATCGCTTGTTCAAGGATGAAGTCGCACCGGGAGATAAGAGTGTATTGGATGCGGTGCTCGAGGACGCTCAAGACCTCCGACGTCGCATCAGCACCAGCGACCAGCGTAAATTGGACGAGTATCTTGATTCAGTACGTGAGGTGGAGACACGTATTGAGAACGCAGGAAAACGAGGTGAAGTGCAAGGATGGCGTCCGACGCTCGAACAGCCGAACATGGAACGTCCCGCCGACGGAATTCCGCAAGATATCGCAGAGCACATGCGACTGATGAGCGACATCCTGGTGCTCGGATTCCAGACAGACACCACGCGGATCACGACGTTGAAACTCAACAACGATCACAGCGCCTTGAGATTCCCAAATCTATCAAGTGTCGAGCAACCGAAGAATGGGATCGACTACATGATCCATCACCTGTTGTCGCACAGCGATGGCGAGGACTGGCTGAAAGTCAATCAGTTTTTCATGGAGCAAGTCGCTTACATCGCTCGACGCATGGACTCGATCCAAGAAGGATCCCGGACTTTGCTTGACAATACGATGCTGATGCACTGTTCGAGCATGATGGCTGGCGCAAAGCACGACAACGATCAGCTTCCCGTGATCCTGCTCGGAGGCGGCGGAGGACGACTGCAGGGAGGCCGCGTGTTGGACTACAAGGACAAACCCGAACGACAGTTGTGTCGTCTGTACCTGTCAATGATGGACAAAATGAACGTGCATCCGCCGACGTTCGGCGACGCAGAATCGATGCTTGATGAAGTCTGA